The following coding sequences are from one Pigmentibacter sp. JX0631 window:
- a CDS encoding amino acid ABC transporter permease produces the protein MESIFDLSVLHNNFLQLMIGRYPNGPLGGLALTIILAFISVSFSIIGGLILGLLCISRSSFIRTPVSFIVNLIRAMPLLMVIFWMFFLLPILTGGKFPENGTVICALTIFTSCYISQIVKAGIASIPKGQTEASMSSGMTYWQTMRYVVLPQGLRNMIPSFVNQFVSLIKDTSLGYIVGVSELTQVAQQINNRTQNYAAEIFIFLAIIYFIICFAFTSLSRWLEKALAWKKSI, from the coding sequence ATGGAAAGTATCTTTGATCTCAGCGTATTACATAATAATTTTTTACAATTAATGATTGGACGCTATCCAAATGGACCTTTAGGAGGTTTGGCACTTACTATTATTCTTGCTTTTATTTCTGTTTCTTTTTCAATTATTGGTGGATTAATTTTGGGATTACTTTGTATATCAAGAAGTTCTTTCATAAGAACCCCAGTTTCTTTTATTGTCAATTTAATCAGAGCAATGCCTTTATTGATGGTAATTTTTTGGATGTTTTTTTTGTTACCTATTTTAACTGGCGGAAAATTTCCTGAGAATGGAACAGTTATTTGCGCACTAACTATTTTTACATCATGTTATATTTCACAAATTGTGAAAGCAGGAATAGCAAGTATACCTAAAGGCCAAACAGAAGCTTCTATGTCAAGCGGAATGACTTATTGGCAAACCATGCGGTACGTTGTTCTACCTCAAGGCCTAAGGAATATGATTCCCTCATTTGTAAACCAATTTGTTTCTTTAATAAAAGATACTTCTCTTGGCTATATTGTTGGAGTTTCAGAACTAACCCAAGTTGCACAACAAATAAACAATAGAACACAAAACTATGCAGCTGAAATATTTATTTTTCTTGCAATTATTTATTTTATAATTTGTTTTGCATTCACAAGTCTAAGCAGATGGCTCGAAAAAGCATTAGCTTGGAAAAAGTCAATCTAA
- a CDS encoding 2,3,4,5-tetrahydropyridine-2,6-dicarboxylate N-succinyltransferase, with the protein MITLTYQELEELETSIKTLVNDNDLLQRKSSQEIIYQCLRYLENGTLRVASPKGEGPNCGEVEMRELSEWEVHPWVKQSILLAMKIRTVESFKWELEGNSKVLGQERVHAGVLGYHDKLDVRKDLANFGVRAVYGSIVREGAYVSKGAILMPSFVNIGAWVGLGTMIDTWATAGSCAQVGKNVHVAGGVGIGGVLEPENAKPVMIGDNAFLGSRVIVVEGTIVSEGAVLAANVSLTSSTPIYDVTTSDKKEYRGFVPPNAVVVAGTRVKSFPGGDVPIQCAYIIAYRSAKSDSKLSLNNILRETGIPI; encoded by the coding sequence ATGATAACATTAACATATCAAGAATTAGAAGAACTCGAAACTAGTATTAAGACACTTGTAAATGATAATGACCTTTTACAAAGAAAATCTTCACAAGAAATTATTTATCAGTGTCTTCGTTACTTAGAAAATGGAACATTGAGAGTTGCATCTCCAAAAGGGGAGGGACCAAATTGCGGTGAAGTTGAAATGCGAGAACTTAGTGAATGGGAAGTTCATCCTTGGGTTAAGCAATCTATCTTATTAGCTATGAAAATTAGAACGGTTGAAAGTTTTAAATGGGAGTTAGAAGGAAATTCAAAAGTATTAGGACAAGAAAGAGTCCATGCAGGAGTTTTGGGTTATCACGACAAACTTGATGTGAGAAAAGATCTAGCTAATTTTGGTGTCAGAGCTGTTTATGGCTCGATAGTACGTGAAGGAGCTTATGTATCTAAAGGTGCAATATTAATGCCAAGTTTTGTGAATATAGGCGCTTGGGTAGGACTTGGAACAATGATTGATACTTGGGCTACGGCCGGCAGTTGTGCACAAGTTGGTAAAAATGTTCATGTTGCCGGAGGTGTTGGCATTGGTGGCGTTCTTGAGCCGGAAAATGCCAAACCTGTAATGATTGGCGACAATGCATTTCTAGGCAGTAGAGTGATAGTGGTTGAAGGAACTATTGTTAGTGAAGGCGCTGTTTTAGCAGCAAATGTGTCATTAACTTCTTCAACTCCAATTTATGATGTTACTACTTCGGACAAAAAAGAATACCGAGGTTTTGTTCCTCCTAACGCTGTTGTTGTTGCAGGTACGAGAGTAAAATCATTTCCTGGTGGAGATGTTCCAATTCAATGTGCATATATTATTGCTTATCGAAGTGCAAAAAGTGATTCAAAATTAAGTTTAAATAATATTTTACGTGAAACTGGAATACCAATTTAA
- a CDS encoding aminotransferase class I/II-fold pyridoxal phosphate-dependent enzyme: protein MTKLDELNSWLLALRPFGLTKNDEIKSKLEAQNIEVFDFTLGDPKEPTPDFIKKALIENIDSVSQYPQNVGSLQLRQTCARWIKTRLSIDINAQNQIISSNGSKEAIFHIPHVLLNSSSARRMIISPEPGYPVYKAGTVLAGGIPYVNPLKTDKNYIFDPGEVPSELTKQIAAIWLCYPHNPTGAVIKKNQMEKIYEWACEHDIIILSDECYIDMYYEGNESPNSFLEISSKQNFKNVICFFSLSKRSGMTGYRSGFVAGDSELLTLYAKYRLNVGLGTPDFIQKAAISAWSDTTHVKERNKIFAKKRELVDAFFKANNISVLPSCATFYVWGNVPNSYQSDFEFVNKILETTGIMLTPGSVFGESCNRNFRMALVPTVNKISECLNIWQTKINSGDIKL, encoded by the coding sequence ATGACAAAGTTAGATGAATTGAACTCCTGGTTGTTAGCATTGAGACCTTTTGGTTTAACAAAAAATGATGAAATAAAAAGTAAATTAGAAGCTCAAAATATTGAAGTTTTTGATTTCACTTTAGGTGATCCGAAAGAACCAACTCCTGATTTTATCAAAAAAGCTTTAATAGAAAATATTGATTCAGTGAGCCAATACCCACAAAATGTAGGTTCTTTGCAATTAAGACAAACTTGTGCAAGATGGATAAAAACTAGATTATCAATAGACATAAACGCGCAAAACCAAATAATTTCTTCAAATGGTAGTAAAGAAGCAATATTTCATATTCCACATGTGCTTTTAAATTCATCTTCTGCTAGAAGAATGATTATAAGTCCTGAGCCTGGATATCCTGTGTACAAAGCTGGAACTGTTTTAGCTGGTGGAATTCCTTATGTTAATCCGTTGAAGACGGATAAAAATTATATTTTCGATCCAGGTGAAGTACCATCTGAATTAACAAAACAAATTGCGGCAATATGGTTATGTTATCCACATAATCCAACAGGTGCTGTCATTAAAAAAAATCAAATGGAAAAAATATATGAGTGGGCTTGTGAACATGATATTATAATTTTATCAGATGAATGTTATATAGATATGTATTATGAAGGAAACGAAAGTCCTAATTCTTTTTTAGAAATATCTAGTAAACAAAACTTTAAAAATGTAATTTGTTTTTTTTCACTTAGTAAACGTAGTGGTATGACTGGATATCGATCTGGATTTGTTGCTGGAGACTCTGAATTATTAACATTATATGCAAAATATCGTTTAAATGTTGGATTAGGAACTCCTGATTTTATTCAAAAAGCAGCAATTTCTGCCTGGTCTGATACAACTCATGTGAAAGAAAGAAACAAGATATTTGCGAAAAAAAGAGAATTAGTCGATGCTTTTTTTAAGGCAAATAATATTTCAGTGTTACCTAGTTGTGCGACTTTTTATGTGTGGGGTAATGTTCCTAATTCTTATCAATCTGATTTTGAATTTGTTAATAAAATTTTGGAAACTACAGGTATTATGCTAACACCGGGGTCTGTTTTTGGTGAATCGTGTAACAGAAATTTTAGAATGGCTTTAGTCCCAACTGTTAATAAAATTTCTGAATGTTTAAATATATGGCAAACAAAAATAAATTCTGGAGACATTAAATTATGA
- a CDS encoding flagellar FlbD family protein, giving the protein MIKLTRIDGTEIFLNHMNIQWIECIPDTTITVMNGARIIVKEKIEEVLNLIRVELKIEQQLTVASPENYFLNTKFENEEKSSQKT; this is encoded by the coding sequence GTGATAAAACTTACTAGAATAGATGGGACTGAAATTTTTTTGAATCATATGAACATTCAATGGATAGAATGCATCCCAGACACTACCATAACCGTAATGAATGGAGCTAGAATAATAGTCAAAGAAAAAATTGAAGAAGTTTTAAACTTAATAAGAGTCGAATTGAAAATAGAGCAACAGTTAACAGTTGCTTCACCAGAAAATTATTTTCTAAATACCAAATTCGAGAATGAGGAAAAAAGTTCCCAAAAGACATAA
- a CDS encoding DUF177 domain-containing protein gives MKKNISLSIPKIGNEVTVIFGKNDKPLGNVLYLEDGLVSESTIGFLTEFSLTPNFQEYKSITGFLKIVKEHMLFRISGEIEFEPLLECVRSLTEFRSKLSAQINCFYTPQSAQEKSISNTFKGSNSKNEQDEWEIGLEDLETYYYNGNILIFDEMIIDSLYCAIPELPLCRENCLGLCSECGEELNLTDINGKLRTVNHKKNCSNFNKLN, from the coding sequence ATGAAAAAAAACATTTCTCTAAGCATCCCTAAAATTGGCAATGAAGTAACAGTTATTTTTGGGAAGAACGACAAACCACTTGGAAATGTATTGTATTTAGAAGATGGCCTAGTTTCAGAAAGTACCATTGGATTTCTAACTGAATTTTCTTTGACTCCAAATTTCCAAGAATACAAAAGCATAACTGGATTCTTAAAAATAGTAAAAGAACATATGCTTTTTAGAATTTCTGGAGAAATTGAGTTTGAACCTCTTCTCGAATGTGTACGTTCTTTAACTGAATTTAGAAGCAAACTTTCAGCACAAATAAATTGCTTTTATACACCGCAATCAGCCCAAGAAAAATCTATTTCAAATACTTTTAAGGGAAGTAATTCGAAAAACGAGCAGGATGAATGGGAAATTGGATTAGAAGATCTTGAAACTTATTACTACAATGGAAATATCTTAATATTCGATGAAATGATAATAGATTCATTGTATTGTGCAATTCCTGAATTGCCTTTATGCCGCGAAAATTGCTTGGGGCTATGCTCTGAATGTGGAGAAGAATTGAATTTAACTGACATAAATGGAAAATTAAGAACAGTTAATCATAAGAAAAACTGCAGTAATTTTAACAAATTAAATTAG
- a CDS encoding DNA-processing protein DprA, translated as MNFNSSSKILSDKDLWFLQTKLSIKEIIRVQNLLTGKYLFEFSELNLEKIAKLCNLNINYETIHKKDYEKNILSFQNLEKIIYRKWEHPCLLAYQYYGNLQILKKPKIGIIGSRKPTFYGRKIASDFSKELAIAGCTIISGGAIGIDSIANAVAFEYGNTCAIIGSGLKQLYPTSNLSLFNKMMCAENSLLMSEFHQYCTPKKWNFPRRNISIAAICDFILVVEAGKTSGSLITANAAIDLGCNVGAIPGDITSSNSEGCNQLIKNGAYCIQSPKDILEIINSLSYISRG; from the coding sequence ATGAATTTCAACAGTAGTAGTAAGATTTTAAGCGATAAAGATTTATGGTTTTTGCAAACAAAATTAAGCATTAAAGAGATAATTAGAGTTCAAAACTTACTTACAGGAAAATATTTATTTGAATTTAGTGAGCTAAATTTAGAAAAAATAGCGAAATTATGCAATTTAAATATTAATTATGAAACTATTCATAAAAAAGATTATGAGAAAAATATACTTTCTTTTCAAAATCTTGAAAAAATAATTTATAGAAAATGGGAGCATCCATGTTTACTTGCATATCAATATTATGGAAATTTACAAATTTTGAAAAAACCTAAAATTGGAATAATAGGATCAAGAAAACCAACTTTTTATGGAAGAAAAATAGCTTCTGATTTTTCTAAAGAACTTGCAATTGCTGGTTGCACTATTATCTCTGGAGGTGCTATTGGAATAGATTCTATTGCAAACGCAGTCGCTTTTGAGTACGGAAACACTTGTGCAATAATTGGTTCAGGGCTAAAACAATTATATCCAACCTCTAATTTATCTTTATTCAATAAAATGATGTGTGCTGAAAATTCTTTATTAATGAGCGAATTCCATCAGTATTGTACGCCAAAAAAATGGAATTTTCCACGTAGAAATATATCAATTGCAGCTATTTGTGATTTTATATTGGTCGTAGAAGCTGGAAAAACGAGTGGAAGCCTAATAACAGCGAATGCTGCTATAGATTTAGGTTGCAATGTTGGAGCTATTCCAGGTGATATTACCAGCTCAAATAGCGAAGGCTGTAATCAACTTATAAAAAATGGAGCTTACTGTATACAATCACCAAAAGATATCTTAGAAATTATAAATTCTCTCAGTTATATATCTAGAGGGTAA
- a CDS encoding PD-(D/E)XK nuclease family protein, with amino-acid sequence MKKEFFEHSMFLYNYKIIAEFIEHYCEKSNTKNNHWSIVCERKEDLITIRNQIFYELKKFNSSKNKFNSVHGISMYTLDNLARNFCASLAASDKAILNKIPNLIFSPYLDVINQEKYIEYSLKMFNYFNNDSLPIAKQILSLIDINWPENISLASLLFETQNSEQIKNVQEINEISLKQIIATYQFCKEGLTHFSRLQSLVKNYLNIDYIEHLYSFEGKLILPFNFLKSNIIWISAPEFINNHNNSINIKENNYELLNTIRPGNFQSYVVDDLKNSILKTKDILNYKNSFFWINRTIIKESSNDINISDVNISIKISNNNHCFIKKIDEEINSNNSFKILADYDPGNLKLYLPSATGKYPINDNMIENWDTNNISYHNAEEIYPQIDKYYNEFIEYISLVENTDKIEKIANIYSIKTKINSYFTHSLLKNFLLQQTIQIGEQHPINNLPKALSFFNTSSTPSNIICIGRAHAPTNSSFNVKVLNNAISLLRKNGVLIDLPASEIMYKGFWKNICNSLIPITFLLNNIEDLDKFPPYIKINKNIEFFGENLIFNSTNSLSINLNENSNRKIWERYLINNKNKISVTSFEKYVNCPLNFYLQEVLKIKKEKDNFLKSDPLVIGSKMHLICEQLISRLVTILGNQNYNKVMPKIYEEIIFHFKNEEFFISQSIIEWKKCFKNILIKNGFIFFDQIFSAFEESLDLIWNTNENDFHSIQEREILKRTFYRFIYIEKELSAKRENSLVGVERERPIQIEIEGISLVGKIDRIDCTPDGIQIIDYKTANIPKTEKKLAILPSELKRPNNKSSKLSVQGALYCLAWANKHLFEDDGENINRNQISCFSLFHLKNLDTSQNPILNYEFVEPLKKDSKFFSEILKEYSEYVRKLKQGYFQPSPLKEGNCNFCDFKNICPAKLNSNKSEDAFGEEAN; translated from the coding sequence ATGAAAAAAGAATTTTTTGAACATTCTATGTTTCTATATAATTATAAAATAATAGCAGAATTTATTGAACATTACTGCGAAAAATCTAATACAAAAAACAATCACTGGTCTATAGTTTGCGAGAGAAAAGAAGATTTAATCACAATTCGTAATCAAATTTTTTATGAATTAAAAAAGTTTAATTCTAGTAAAAATAAGTTTAATTCTGTACATGGCATTTCAATGTATACTTTAGATAATTTAGCTAGAAACTTTTGTGCTTCATTAGCCGCAAGTGACAAAGCAATTCTAAATAAAATTCCAAATTTAATATTTAGTCCTTATTTAGATGTTATAAATCAAGAAAAATACATTGAATATTCATTAAAAATGTTTAATTACTTTAATAATGACTCATTGCCTATTGCAAAACAAATTCTATCGTTAATAGATATAAATTGGCCGGAAAATATCTCACTTGCTAGTTTACTATTTGAAACACAAAATAGTGAACAAATAAAAAATGTCCAAGAAATAAATGAAATATCTTTAAAGCAAATTATAGCAACTTATCAATTTTGTAAAGAAGGTTTAACTCATTTTAGTCGCCTTCAATCTCTTGTAAAAAATTATTTAAATATCGATTACATAGAGCATCTTTATTCATTCGAAGGTAAACTTATACTACCTTTTAATTTTTTAAAAAGTAATATTATTTGGATTTCAGCGCCTGAATTTATTAATAACCATAACAATTCAATAAATATTAAAGAAAATAATTATGAATTACTAAACACTATTAGGCCTGGAAATTTTCAAAGTTATGTTGTTGATGATTTAAAAAATTCTATTTTAAAAACAAAAGATATTCTAAATTATAAAAATTCATTTTTCTGGATAAATAGAACTATTATAAAAGAATCTTCCAATGATATCAATATAAGTGATGTTAATATTTCTATTAAAATATCAAATAACAATCACTGTTTTATAAAAAAAATAGATGAAGAAATTAACTCCAACAATTCTTTCAAAATTTTAGCAGATTATGACCCTGGAAATTTAAAACTCTATTTGCCAAGTGCAACTGGTAAATATCCTATCAATGACAATATGATAGAAAATTGGGACACCAATAATATCAGTTATCATAATGCTGAAGAAATTTATCCACAAATTGATAAATACTACAATGAATTTATTGAATACATTTCATTAGTAGAAAATACAGATAAAATTGAAAAAATAGCAAATATTTATTCAATAAAAACAAAAATAAATAGTTACTTTACTCATTCATTGCTTAAAAATTTTTTATTGCAGCAAACTATCCAAATTGGGGAACAACATCCCATTAATAATCTTCCAAAAGCTCTTTCTTTTTTTAATACTTCCTCAACACCTAGTAACATAATTTGCATTGGAAGAGCCCATGCCCCTACAAACTCAAGTTTTAATGTAAAGGTTCTAAATAATGCTATTTCCCTGTTGAGAAAAAATGGAGTATTGATCGATCTTCCTGCTAGTGAAATTATGTACAAAGGTTTTTGGAAAAATATCTGCAATTCATTAATACCAATTACATTTTTGCTAAATAATATTGAAGATTTAGATAAATTTCCTCCCTATATAAAGATAAATAAAAATATCGAATTTTTCGGAGAAAATTTAATATTTAATTCTACGAATAGTTTAAGTATTAATTTGAATGAAAATAGTAATAGGAAAATATGGGAAAGATATTTAATTAATAATAAAAATAAAATATCCGTAACTAGCTTTGAAAAATATGTAAATTGTCCATTAAATTTTTATCTCCAAGAAGTACTTAAAATAAAAAAAGAAAAAGACAATTTTTTAAAATCTGACCCTTTAGTAATTGGTAGTAAAATGCATTTAATTTGCGAACAACTAATTTCAAGACTAGTAACAATTCTAGGAAATCAAAATTATAATAAAGTAATGCCAAAAATTTATGAAGAAATTATTTTTCATTTTAAAAATGAAGAATTCTTTATTTCACAGTCAATTATTGAATGGAAAAAATGTTTTAAAAATATTTTGATAAAAAATGGTTTTATTTTCTTTGACCAAATTTTCTCTGCATTTGAAGAAAGCCTTGACTTAATATGGAATACAAATGAAAATGATTTTCATTCAATTCAAGAAAGAGAAATTCTGAAAAGAACATTTTATAGATTTATTTACATTGAAAAAGAACTTTCTGCAAAAAGAGAAAACTCATTAGTGGGAGTAGAAAGAGAAAGACCAATTCAAATTGAAATTGAAGGAATATCCCTAGTAGGAAAAATAGATCGAATTGATTGCACTCCTGATGGTATTCAAATTATCGACTATAAAACGGCAAATATTCCTAAAACAGAAAAAAAACTCGCAATACTTCCTTCAGAATTAAAAAGACCAAACAATAAATCTTCTAAACTTAGCGTCCAAGGTGCTTTATATTGTTTAGCCTGGGCTAACAAACACTTATTTGAAGATGATGGTGAAAACATAAACCGAAATCAAATATCTTGCTTTTCTTTATTTCATTTAAAGAATCTTGATACTTCACAAAATCCAATATTAAATTATGAATTTGTCGAACCTTTGAAAAAAGATAGTAAATTTTTCTCAGAAATATTAAAAGAATATTCTGAATATGTAAGAAAATTAAAACAAGGTTATTTTCAACCTTCACCACTGAAGGAAGGAAATTGTAATTTTTGTGATTTCAAGAACATATGTCCAGCAAAATTAAATTCAAACAAATCAGAAGATGCATTTGGAGAGGAAGCTAATTAA
- a CDS encoding UvrD-helicase domain-containing protein: protein MQSFTEEQKKCIHFYPSHSANKKHLLIEAGAGAGKTAVLMERVKWLLLTKKIDPARLFIVTFSNDAAEQIRLRIENDFSKEYYLNESLGSLHISTIDSFFSDLVNCIYPTWWEKNQTVQKFSMPPKLQLIDESIILDDLKKSIKKYFLSNKLELRELAIAIDFLLSGALNTGFLQTAGTFNYILKALCNDTFLATSNENIRIAASNMHPATQLLLKEFHSLARKEYLKRIQRGEFTYSDRTLFLKEELQSNIPIKVQELIVDEYQDTNHIQHDILYHLVQSNNARMIVVGDPKQSIYGFRNASVDVFQGLKNHFNWEHLELKKNFRSNPKLLNKINALSKITFDWSNPRFPAEFKDSYFYKEALKKYIAENALDPGKSLEDISNSIESLNIVTCSLNNSRLINSSEDLLKKINSVNLENYSIQCYVKFINYWRSIVSCDWNDMVILCEENSDIIKFHNFLKYHNIPVNISVDKNNKIENILEYNVSLSLIKCLAEENDDYDLFILLISPICKLNFDEIENFFIDKKSKSKSLSNVIELIEKYKKVAKDNFFLAWQQLRWEIFYLFNNEYIDINSIHFIISMDTFADALIKKLLYHEFSNELEKKIKLNLSEKPNIKDKKNVQQIIPINLEQWSIKNVTNKLHEQQNSLELKTVHKAKGLEWKHVFFYPKNGRVKQSGKFVTALSERFIDVTWLQDDIENMSILQRVNNPKFTAEDYFEEFNSKGNLKEKYFYPELRKQAELDFERQRVFYTAFTRAITSLTIFQAKRHVQKKVGLRDDISEYSSIDTIPDQKYLEEEVIIKFLRNNFDLTTDKIKQGRKQISMQQKPPWFQDNESFPVPLKGQQNSFSFYDFGPQFINLYEPNFNDKNETNNSSSASNFINDFHFKANGIYRKTLNLKTVSSQIEEDFSKRKTENINELIQKNLIARKSIAKGILYHAAIENKPARANTLNHFIKMHAKKVYHELEVWKEAEPINYFTMTQRNILDLVAIIPIEKLAYLPFIPTFKTVSNELLNFQELQDQSLNSNLVWIVDYKTGIPSELHIEQIINYMEIISQLNIQDSNTPCNILASICYPKKLIPELFTLDTRSFSLNFFDFSNKESICLLMRKNSY from the coding sequence ATGCAAAGTTTTACTGAAGAACAAAAAAAATGTATTCATTTCTATCCAAGTCATTCGGCAAATAAAAAGCATCTTTTAATAGAAGCTGGAGCTGGAGCTGGAAAGACAGCTGTGCTAATGGAAAGAGTAAAGTGGTTACTTTTAACAAAAAAAATAGATCCTGCTCGATTATTTATTGTTACTTTTTCAAATGATGCTGCCGAACAAATACGCTTGAGAATAGAAAATGACTTTTCTAAAGAATATTATTTAAATGAATCTTTAGGTTCATTGCATATTTCAACTATCGATAGTTTTTTTTCAGATCTAGTAAATTGTATATATCCAACTTGGTGGGAAAAGAACCAAACTGTTCAAAAATTTAGTATGCCCCCAAAATTACAGTTAATTGATGAAAGTATTATTCTAGATGATCTTAAAAAATCTATTAAAAAATATTTTTTAAGTAACAAGTTAGAGCTCAGAGAATTAGCAATAGCTATCGATTTTCTCCTATCAGGAGCATTAAATACTGGGTTTTTACAAACTGCAGGAACTTTTAATTACATTTTAAAAGCTCTCTGTAATGACACATTTTTGGCTACTTCAAATGAAAATATTAGAATAGCTGCAAGTAACATGCATCCAGCAACTCAACTATTGCTTAAAGAGTTCCATTCTCTTGCTAGGAAAGAATATTTAAAACGTATTCAGCGAGGGGAATTTACATACTCTGATAGAACTTTATTTTTAAAAGAAGAGCTTCAATCAAATATTCCTATAAAAGTTCAAGAACTCATTGTTGATGAATACCAAGATACTAATCATATTCAACATGATATTTTATACCATTTAGTTCAAAGTAATAATGCTAGAATGATCGTAGTAGGAGATCCGAAGCAAAGTATTTATGGATTTAGAAATGCCTCTGTTGATGTTTTCCAAGGTTTGAAAAATCATTTTAACTGGGAACATTTAGAATTGAAAAAAAACTTTCGTTCTAATCCAAAATTATTAAATAAAATTAATGCGCTATCAAAAATTACTTTTGATTGGAGCAATCCAAGATTTCCAGCAGAATTTAAAGATTCTTATTTCTACAAAGAGGCTTTGAAAAAATATATTGCAGAAAATGCCCTAGACCCAGGTAAAAGTCTTGAAGACATTTCTAATTCCATAGAAAGTTTAAATATTGTAACTTGTTCATTAAATAATTCAAGGTTAATAAATTCTAGTGAAGATTTACTAAAAAAAATAAATTCAGTTAATTTAGAAAACTATTCTATTCAGTGCTATGTAAAATTCATAAATTATTGGAGAAGTATTGTTTCATGCGATTGGAATGATATGGTTATTTTATGCGAAGAAAATTCAGATATAATAAAATTTCATAATTTTTTAAAATATCACAATATACCTGTTAATATTTCAGTAGATAAAAATAATAAAATAGAAAATATATTAGAATATAATGTTTCTTTATCACTAATAAAATGTCTTGCAGAAGAAAATGACGACTATGATTTATTTATACTTTTAATAAGTCCAATTTGCAAGCTTAATTTTGATGAAATAGAAAATTTCTTTATAGATAAAAAATCAAAATCTAAAAGCCTTAGTAATGTCATAGAACTGATTGAAAAATATAAAAAAGTTGCAAAAGATAACTTTTTTCTAGCTTGGCAACAATTACGTTGGGAAATATTTTACTTATTTAATAATGAATACATCGACATAAATTCTATCCATTTTATTATAAGTATGGATACATTTGCAGACGCTTTAATTAAAAAACTTTTATATCATGAATTTTCAAATGAGTTAGAAAAAAAAATTAAATTAAATTTATCTGAAAAACCTAATATTAAAGATAAGAAAAATGTCCAACAAATTATACCAATTAATTTAGAACAATGGAGTATTAAAAATGTCACTAATAAATTACATGAGCAGCAAAATTCTTTAGAACTTAAAACTGTACATAAAGCAAAAGGCTTAGAATGGAAACATGTTTTCTTTTATCCAAAAAATGGCCGTGTAAAACAAAGTGGTAAATTTGTAACTGCATTATCTGAAAGATTTATAGATGTCACATGGTTACAAGATGATATTGAAAATATGTCTATATTACAAAGGGTAAATAATCCTAAATTCACTGCAGAAGATTATTTTGAAGAATTCAATTCAAAAGGAAACTTAAAAGAAAAATATTTTTATCCAGAATTAAGAAAACAGGCTGAATTAGACTTTGAACGACAAAGAGTATTTTATACAGCATTTACAAGAGCCATAACTTCACTAACTATCTTTCAAGCAAAAAGACATGTTCAAAAAAAAGTTGGTTTACGAGATGATATTTCCGAATATTCTTCTATTGATACAATCCCAGATCAAAAATATCTTGAAGAAGAGGTTATTATTAAATTTTTAAGAAATAATTTTGATCTCACTACTGATAAAATAAAACAAGGTAGAAAACAAATTTCTATGCAACAGAAACCTCCATGGTTTCAGGATAATGAAAGTTTTCCTGTCCCTTTAAAAGGTCAGCAAAATTCTTTTTCTTTTTATGATTTCGGACCTCAATTTATTAATTTATATGAGCCAAATTTTAATGATAAAAATGAAACTAATAATTCTTCTAGTGCTTCGAATTTTATAAATGACTTTCATTTTAAAGCAAACGGTATTTATAGAAAAACTTTAAATTTAAAGACAGTTTCTTCACAAATTGAGGAAGATTTTAGCAAACGAAAAACAGAGAACATTAATGAATTAATCCAAAAAAACCTCATAGCAAGGAAGTCGATTGCAAAAGGAATCTTATATCATGCAGCTATAGAAAACAAACCGGCAAGAGCAAATACATTAAACCATTTTATAAAAATGCATGCAAAAAAGGTTTATCACGAGCTTGAAGTTTGGAAAGAAGCTGAACCTATAAATTATTTTACTATGACACAAAGAAATATACTTGATTTAGTTGCAATTATACCTATAGAAAAATTAGCTTATCTCCCATTTATCCCTACATTTAAGACAGTTTCTAATGAGCTGTTGAATTTTCAAGAATTGCAAGATCAATCTCTGAATAGTAATTTAGTGTGGATTGTAGATTATAAAACAGGAATACCAAGTGAATTACATATTGAGCAAATAATAAATTATATGGAAATCATTAGTCAGCTCAATATCCAAGATTCAAATACTCCTTGTAATATTTTAGCCTCAATCTGTTACCCAAAAAAATTAATTCCAGAATTATTTACTTTAGATACAAGATCTTTTAGTTTAAATTTTTTTGATTTCTCAAACAAAGAAAGTATCTGCTTACTAATGAGAAAAAATTCCTACTAG